The following proteins are encoded in a genomic region of Gammaproteobacteria bacterium:
- the surE gene encoding 5'/3'-nucleotidase SurE, translated as MRILLSNDDGYLAPGLAALAEALSTIASVTVVAPDRNRSGASNSLTLDFPIRPSRAVNGFIYVDGTPTDCVHLAITGLLDHEPDMVLSGINAGANLGDDVLYSGTVAAAMEGRFLGLPAVALSLLGAEPRHYGTGARVALQLVERLQHEPLPADTILNVNIPDLPWEALQGFEATRLGHRRKAEPVIRAEDPRGRDIYWVGPAGPEEDAGPGTDFHAVRQGRVSITPLQVDLTRYAALEQVSHWVKGMSDS; from the coding sequence ATGAGAATTCTGCTCAGTAACGACGACGGCTATCTTGCACCGGGACTGGCCGCTTTGGCGGAGGCGCTCTCTACCATAGCCAGCGTGACCGTGGTCGCACCGGACCGCAATCGCAGCGGGGCCAGCAACTCCCTCACTCTGGATTTTCCCATCCGCCCCAGCCGCGCCGTCAACGGTTTCATTTATGTGGACGGCACGCCCACGGATTGCGTACACCTGGCCATTACCGGCTTGCTGGATCACGAGCCCGATATGGTGTTGTCGGGCATCAATGCAGGCGCCAACCTGGGCGACGACGTGTTGTATTCCGGCACGGTTGCGGCGGCCATGGAGGGGCGCTTCCTGGGTCTTCCCGCCGTGGCCTTGTCGCTGCTGGGTGCCGAGCCCAGGCACTATGGCACCGGTGCCAGGGTGGCCCTGCAGCTGGTGGAGCGCCTGCAGCACGAACCCCTGCCGGCGGACACCATACTCAATGTCAATATTCCTGATCTGCCCTGGGAGGCACTGCAGGGGTTTGAGGCGACCCGCCTGGGCCACCGGCGCAAGGCCGAGCCCGTGATTCGCGCCGAGGATCCCCGCGGCCGCGATATCTACTGGGTGGGGCCGGCCGGTCCGGAGGAAGATGCCGGCCCCGGCACGGACTTTCATGCGGTGCGGCAAGGCCGGGTGTCCATCACGCCCTTGCAGGTGGATCTGACCCGCTACGCGGCCCTGGAGCAGGTGTCCCACTGGGTGAAAGGCATGTCGGATTCATGA